The Nostoc sp. 'Lobaria pulmonaria (5183) cyanobiont' genome window below encodes:
- a CDS encoding anthranilate phosphoribosyltransferase family protein, with protein MSNVFREFLQKVGSGNHTAENLTRIEAATATKMMLLGEATPAQIGAFLIAHRIKRPTGEELAGMLDAYEELGPKLQPIASGRPAIALGIPYDGRTRTAPISPVTALLLAAVGQPVIMHGGDRLPTKYGLPLIDIWQGLGVDWTTLPLAQTQQVFEQTGIGFIYLPQHFPLTTSIWEYRDQLGKRPPLATMELIWCPYAGDVHLIAGFVHPPTEEMFQIALGLRGITKFTLVKGLEGSCDLPRDRTAIISLSSSVASQEVERLHLVPRDYGFTTKNVPLGTTEELVADIQEVLAGKPGELMQTALWNGGFYLWRSGICSDMAEGLAKAEELLTNGVVAAKLQELSQVVNSVLAIPFRVSTTSPK; from the coding sequence ATGAGCAATGTATTTCGGGAATTTCTGCAAAAAGTAGGCAGCGGAAACCACACAGCCGAGAATTTAACGCGTATTGAGGCAGCCACCGCTACTAAGATGATGCTGCTGGGTGAAGCGACACCAGCCCAAATTGGAGCCTTTTTGATTGCTCATCGAATCAAGCGTCCTACGGGAGAAGAGTTAGCCGGAATGTTGGATGCTTATGAGGAACTAGGACCAAAACTGCAACCCATAGCCTCTGGGCGACCAGCGATCGCTCTTGGCATCCCTTATGATGGTAGAACACGCACAGCACCAATTAGTCCGGTAACAGCTTTACTACTCGCCGCAGTCGGACAACCAGTGATAATGCATGGTGGCGATCGCCTACCAACTAAGTACGGTTTACCCCTGATAGATATTTGGCAGGGTTTAGGAGTCGATTGGACTACCTTACCACTAGCACAAACTCAACAAGTATTTGAGCAAACCGGAATCGGCTTTATTTATCTACCTCAGCATTTTCCCTTAACTACAAGTATTTGGGAGTACCGCGACCAACTTGGCAAACGTCCGCCGTTGGCGACAATGGAGCTAATTTGGTGTCCTTACGCTGGGGATGTTCACCTAATTGCTGGGTTTGTCCATCCGCCAACAGAAGAAATGTTTCAGATAGCTCTCGGACTGCGGGGAATAACAAAATTTACATTAGTTAAAGGATTGGAAGGGAGTTGCGACTTACCGCGCGATCGCACTGCAATCATCAGCTTATCTTCATCCGTAGCATCCCAAGAGGTAGAACGATTGCACCTCGTACCGCGTGATTACGGCTTTACTACCAAGAACGTACCTCTTGGAACTACTGAAGAACTGGTGGCGGATATTCAAGAGGTTTTGGCAGGTAAACCAGGTGAATTGATGCAAACAGCCTTGTGGAATGGCGGATTTTATCTATGGCGGAGTGGTATTTGTTCAGATATGGCAGAGGGTTTAGCTAAAGCAGAAGAATTATTAACCAATGGTGTAGTAGCAGCTAAACTCCAAGAACTGAGCCAGGTAGTAAATTCAGTGTTAGCAATACCCTTTAGGGTGTCAACGACTTCTCCAAAATAG
- a CDS encoding LCP family protein produces MTIQRSSAEENQSGKASRSSKKISQKSTSGRWLWFWVGMSGIAMVSATAGALLAVSLTSTPLQQAQLTPKDEAAFDSDRISGGVLRFSELTRPVNLLVMGMSVLPPDIQNPPEDTKNLKYLPQVNSFDGLSDVMLLVKFDPETKKINMLSIPRDTRTEIEGYGVKKINAANVDGGPALTARTVSNLLGGAGIDRYIRINVLGVAKLIDALGGVTVYVPKDMKYQDDSQHLYINLKAGKQHLNGDQALQLLRFRHDELGDIGRIQRQQMVIRALMEQTLNPATVAQLPKVLDVVKEHIDTNLTVEELVALMGFGVRTNRSNMQMLMLPGRFSEKGEFDASYWLPNKNGIAKLMAQHFGLDSEQEQLATATDPRSLRVAIQDSTGGDRSNLQPLIRALEKSGYRNIYVAKAWGEPLDVTHIVAQQGDGDSAESIRSTLGFGEVRVESTGNLASDISIQVGQDWLEQKSILEKSLTP; encoded by the coding sequence GTGACCATTCAAAGAAGTTCGGCGGAAGAAAACCAGTCGGGAAAAGCCTCAAGGTCTAGTAAAAAAATTTCCCAGAAATCGACATCAGGACGTTGGCTGTGGTTTTGGGTAGGCATGAGTGGTATTGCAATGGTGTCAGCAACTGCGGGGGCACTTTTGGCGGTGTCTTTGACCAGTACACCTTTGCAACAAGCCCAGCTAACTCCCAAGGATGAGGCGGCCTTTGATAGCGATCGCATTTCTGGAGGTGTGCTGCGATTTTCAGAATTAACTCGCCCAGTGAATCTTTTGGTGATGGGAATGAGCGTACTTCCGCCAGATATCCAAAACCCTCCTGAAGATACCAAAAATCTCAAATACCTGCCCCAAGTCAACTCCTTTGATGGTCTTTCTGATGTAATGCTCTTGGTCAAATTCGATCCAGAGACGAAAAAAATAAATATGCTCTCCATTCCCAGAGATACCCGCACGGAAATAGAGGGTTATGGAGTGAAAAAAATTAATGCTGCCAATGTTGATGGTGGGCCAGCTTTGACTGCCAGAACTGTCAGCAATCTCTTAGGTGGAGCGGGAATCGATCGCTATATCCGAATTAACGTTTTGGGAGTTGCCAAGCTGATTGATGCTTTGGGTGGCGTGACTGTCTACGTCCCTAAAGATATGAAATACCAAGATGATTCTCAGCATTTGTACATCAATTTGAAGGCGGGTAAGCAGCATCTCAACGGCGATCAGGCGCTACAATTACTGCGTTTTCGCCATGACGAACTCGGTGATATTGGTCGGATTCAGCGGCAGCAAATGGTGATTCGCGCTTTGATGGAGCAAACACTCAACCCGGCTACTGTTGCTCAATTACCTAAAGTTCTTGATGTTGTCAAAGAACACATTGATACTAACTTGACGGTTGAAGAGTTAGTGGCGTTAATGGGCTTTGGGGTGCGGACAAATCGCTCTAATATGCAAATGTTAATGCTGCCAGGTCGCTTTAGCGAGAAAGGCGAGTTTGATGCTAGCTATTGGTTGCCCAACAAAAATGGTATTGCGAAACTGATGGCTCAACACTTTGGTTTGGACTCAGAACAGGAACAGCTGGCAACTGCGACCGATCCACGATCTTTGCGTGTAGCAATTCAAGATAGTACAGGTGGCGATCGCTCTAACCTCCAACCGTTAATTAGAGCTTTGGAAAAATCTGGATATCGCAATATCTATGTGGCCAAAGCATGGGGTGAACCTTTAGACGTAACTCATATTGTCGCCCAACAAGGAGATGGTGACAGTGCCGAATCAATCCGCAGCACTTTGGGCTTTGGAGAAGTGCGGGTGGAAAGCACTGGCAACCTTGCCTCGGATATCAGTATCCAAGTGGGTCAGGATTGGTTGGAACAAAAATCTATTTTGGAGAAGTCGTTGACACCCTAA
- a CDS encoding AI-2E family transporter, protein MQTRKLLDWWQRFTPIARIGAIALFLPLLVLNGWALSVFFNYFHSLIVILVGASVLAFLLNYPVSWMEHHGAKREQVAILVFLLALSILLALGVTLFPLALTQAQQLVARLPELIDSGRSQLMILNGKAETFGLPINLDALVVQINDRVKGQLQAIAGQVLNLAVLTVTSLLDILLTMVLTFYLLQHGGELWESLVEWLPNKFRDPFSKTVRLSFQNFFITQLILSTCMASALIPTFLWLKVPFGLLFGLTIGLMALVPFGGSVGIALTTLLVALQDFSMGVRVLIAAVIVQQILENLIAPRILGSFTGLNPVWILISVLTGARIGGLLGVIVAVPTAVVIKTALSALRPGSGTNDSTIGEITASVPANESSKADANNTLSISEATLP, encoded by the coding sequence ATGCAGACACGCAAGCTACTCGACTGGTGGCAAAGATTCACACCAATAGCGCGAATCGGGGCGATCGCGTTATTCCTGCCGCTGCTAGTTCTCAATGGTTGGGCACTTTCGGTATTTTTCAATTATTTCCATTCTCTCATAGTCATTTTAGTTGGAGCCTCAGTGCTAGCATTTCTGCTCAACTACCCCGTGAGCTGGATGGAGCATCATGGTGCTAAGAGAGAGCAAGTTGCTATTTTAGTATTTCTCTTGGCTTTATCGATTTTATTGGCGTTGGGTGTGACACTTTTTCCCCTGGCTCTTACCCAAGCTCAACAACTGGTGGCGCGTTTGCCAGAGTTAATCGACTCTGGACGCTCTCAGTTAATGATATTAAATGGAAAAGCTGAGACTTTTGGCTTACCGATTAACCTCGATGCTTTGGTGGTGCAAATCAACGATCGCGTCAAAGGACAATTACAAGCGATCGCCGGACAAGTTTTAAATCTGGCTGTACTCACAGTTACTAGTCTGCTAGATATTCTCTTAACGATGGTTTTGACTTTTTATCTTTTACAGCACGGGGGTGAACTCTGGGAAAGTTTAGTCGAATGGCTACCTAATAAATTTCGCGATCCTTTCTCTAAAACAGTCCGCTTAAGCTTCCAAAATTTCTTCATCACCCAGTTGATTTTATCTACCTGTATGGCTTCAGCCCTTATTCCTACCTTTTTGTGGCTGAAAGTGCCATTTGGATTGCTATTCGGACTAACTATTGGTCTGATGGCTCTTGTCCCCTTTGGCGGTTCTGTAGGCATCGCCCTGACTACACTATTGGTAGCATTACAAGATTTTTCAATGGGTGTGAGAGTGTTGATCGCAGCGGTAATTGTACAGCAAATTCTCGAAAATTTAATTGCCCCCCGAATTTTAGGCAGTTTTACTGGTTTAAATCCAGTTTGGATTTTAATTTCAGTCTTAACAGGGGCAAGAATTGGCGGACTGTTGGGTGTAATTGTGGCAGTACCTACAGCTGTTGTGATTAAGACTGCTTTAAGTGCCTTGCGTCCTGGTAGCGGGACAAACGACAGCACCATTGGGGAGATAACTGCATCCGTTCCAGCAAATGAGTCATCGAAAGCTGACGCCAACAACACTTTGAGCATTTCTGAAGCGACATTGCCCTAA
- a CDS encoding alpha/beta fold hydrolase, whose amino-acid sequence MSTITTKDGTQIYYKDWGTGSTVILSHGWPLNADSWEIQALFLASQGDRVITHDSCGHGRSSQPWNTNTQTGSMPTCCRSSRVDTEPLI is encoded by the coding sequence ATGAGTACAATCACTACCAAAGACGGTACGCAGATATACTACAAGGACTGGGGAACAGGATCGACAGTTATTCTCTCGCACGGCTGGCCGCTTAATGCTGATAGCTGGGAAATCCAAGCGCTGTTCCTGGCATCGCAGGGCGATCGCGTCATCACCCACGATAGCTGTGGGCATGGCAGATCGAGTCAGCCCTGGAACACCAATACGCAGACAGGCTCAATGCCGACCTGCTGTCGTTCCTCAAGGGTTGACACCGAGCCACTGATTTAA
- a CDS encoding GNAT family N-acetyltransferase, whose product MKNYYQDFLIRDWVESDRTRAAEVISYVLSEYGLGWEPKGADQDVLRVEECYLATGGEFWVIEHQSQLVGTGAYYPIHRGEKAVEIRKMYLLPSIRGLGLGKYLLQQLEAAIAKRDFQQIWIETASVLVEAVKLYESNGYTPATGVETTRCDRVYVKSLVKD is encoded by the coding sequence ATGAAAAACTATTATCAAGATTTTTTAATTCGTGATTGGGTGGAAAGCGATCGCACAAGAGCCGCTGAAGTCATCAGTTATGTATTATCAGAATACGGCCTGGGTTGGGAACCAAAGGGGGCTGACCAAGATGTGCTGCGCGTAGAAGAATGTTATTTAGCTACTGGGGGAGAGTTTTGGGTAATTGAACACCAAAGTCAGTTAGTAGGTACTGGAGCATACTACCCCATACACCGAGGCGAAAAAGCTGTAGAAATCCGCAAAATGTATCTTTTACCCAGCATCAGGGGTTTGGGATTAGGGAAATATTTGTTACAACAGCTAGAAGCAGCGATCGCAAAGCGTGATTTTCAACAAATTTGGATTGAAACCGCCAGCGTTTTGGTGGAAGCAGTCAAGCTGTATGAAAGCAATGGCTACACTCCAGCAACGGGAGTAGAAACAACAAGGTGCGATCGCGTGTATGTTAAGTCATTGGTCAAAGACTAA
- a CDS encoding ComF family protein: MHAWIKNLTGLLNLFLQSHCPLCQRATSQEFCQNCTRQLQKCQRKDPISLWQEPIPVFGWGEYGGPVKRAIAAMKYENQPQIARPLGQWLGEAWLLNSPRRDSQPVVVPIPLHASKQKQRKYNQAALIAQSFCEITGLKLKLNGLARVRETEAQFGLSVSKREKNLDKAFAIGQEFRHRPPNVPVLLVDDIYTTGATARSAVQTLRQYGIVVLGLVAVATAVKDG, from the coding sequence ATGCACGCTTGGATTAAAAATCTCACAGGCTTACTCAATCTTTTTCTCCAATCCCATTGCCCTCTATGTCAACGCGCAACTTCCCAAGAATTCTGTCAGAACTGCACCAGACAACTGCAAAAATGTCAACGTAAAGACCCGATTTCTCTATGGCAAGAACCTATACCTGTGTTTGGCTGGGGGGAATATGGTGGCCCAGTGAAACGAGCGATCGCAGCGATGAAATACGAAAATCAACCCCAAATCGCTCGTCCTTTGGGTCAATGGTTAGGAGAAGCATGGTTGTTAAATTCACCAAGGCGAGATAGCCAGCCTGTAGTAGTTCCTATCCCACTCCACGCTAGCAAACAAAAACAACGTAAATACAATCAAGCAGCACTGATAGCACAAAGCTTCTGCGAAATTACTGGATTAAAATTGAAACTAAACGGTTTAGCAAGAGTGCGAGAAACTGAAGCGCAGTTTGGTTTGTCGGTATCTAAACGAGAAAAAAACTTGGACAAAGCTTTTGCTATTGGGCAAGAATTTCGCCATCGTCCTCCAAATGTCCCAGTGCTGTTAGTGGACGACATTTATACTACTGGTGCTACTGCCAGGTCTGCTGTGCAAACACTTCGTCAGTATGGAATTGTGGTCTTAGGATTAGTAGCTGTAGCCACTGCCGTCAAAGACGGATAA
- a CDS encoding PPC domain-containing protein, which produces MNKVFAAGLKQLIIIPATLLAIGISISAAFAQNKLYSPIPLSNSTEIDDRLSDKDIPTGQGGFARDYTVKLQKGDNLAVDLSSENFDSIITLLAPDGSTLAENDDGPDGSSNSLLFTRIVETGNYVIRVRSFGETGVGAFKLKVTKLQPIK; this is translated from the coding sequence ATGAATAAAGTTTTTGCGGCAGGTTTAAAACAACTCATCATCATTCCTGCCACATTGCTGGCAATAGGCATTAGTATCAGTGCAGCTTTTGCTCAAAATAAATTGTATAGTCCAATTCCTTTATCTAACAGTACTGAAATTGACGATCGCCTCTCAGACAAAGATATTCCTACAGGTCAAGGTGGGTTTGCCCGTGATTACACTGTGAAGTTGCAGAAGGGCGATAATTTAGCAGTTGACCTGTCATCGGAAAACTTTGACAGTATCATCACACTGCTGGCACCTGATGGTTCGACTCTGGCAGAAAATGATGATGGCCCTGATGGTAGTAGCAATTCCTTACTATTTACTCGCATCGTAGAGACAGGGAATTATGTGATTCGTGTCCGGTCTTTTGGGGAAACTGGGGTTGGGGCTTTTAAACTCAAAGTGACAAAGTTGCAACCGATTAAATGA
- the cobS gene encoding adenosylcobinamide-GDP ribazoletransferase, whose protein sequence is MTKQQQWWKKLLLKLAASIIFYTIIPLPYLNGLDFRGVARLASLVGLIIGVILGLLDTGMNYIGMPVLTRSALVVSVWIAITGGLHLDGAMDTADGLAVGDPDRRLEVMADSATGAFGAMAAIALVILKITALADMPENRGLLLMAACGWGRWGQQLAIARYPYLKATGKGAFHKQAIRSYKDLLPGLLLLFSLSGLLWLIDKQQLFLALTMIVVGSAIAALTGAWFNHKLGGHTGDTYGAVVEWTEALFLCVLTVF, encoded by the coding sequence ATGACGAAACAGCAACAGTGGTGGAAAAAGCTGCTGTTAAAGCTGGCAGCTAGTATTATATTTTACACTATTATTCCACTACCGTATTTAAACGGATTGGATTTTCGGGGAGTGGCACGTCTTGCTTCGCTTGTCGGGTTGATAATTGGGGTAATTTTAGGGTTATTGGATACGGGAATGAATTATATTGGTATGCCCGTGCTAACTCGTAGTGCTTTGGTAGTAAGTGTTTGGATTGCCATAACTGGAGGATTACACTTAGATGGGGCAATGGATACTGCCGATGGTTTGGCAGTAGGCGATCCAGATCGCCGATTGGAGGTGATGGCAGATAGTGCCACAGGTGCTTTTGGAGCAATGGCTGCGATCGCCTTGGTGATACTGAAAATAACAGCTTTAGCGGATATGCCAGAAAACCGTGGGTTATTGCTGATGGCTGCTTGTGGCTGGGGACGTTGGGGACAACAATTAGCGATCGCCCGATATCCTTATCTGAAAGCAACTGGTAAAGGCGCATTTCACAAACAAGCCATTCGTTCTTACAAAGATTTGTTACCGGGATTGTTGTTGTTGTTTAGTTTGAGTGGTTTACTTTGGCTAATAGATAAACAGCAGCTATTTCTCGCACTGACAATGATAGTTGTTGGAAGTGCGATCGCCGCTTTAACTGGTGCATGGTTCAACCACAAATTAGGTGGACACACTGGAGATACTTACGGCGCAGTTGTTGAGTGGACTGAAGCCTTATTTCTCTGTGTATTGACCGTTTTTTAA
- the tgt gene encoding tRNA guanosine(34) transglycosylase Tgt, giving the protein MSANFSFQCLACCSQTKARAGVFFTPHGLVETPRFMPVGTLANVKTITPSQLRDTGAQMILSNTYHLHLQPGEAIVAGGGGLHKFMGWNGPMLTDSGGFQVFSLSEMRKITEEGVTFRSPHDGQIINLTPERSIEIQNTLGADVIMAFDECPPYPATRQEVETATERTYRWLERCITAHQRSDQALFGIVQGGVYLDLRCRAAEALAKLDLPGYAIGGVSVGEPPELMAEIVKVTAPLLPPDKPRYLMGVGTYREMAIAIASGVDLFDCVIPTRWARHGTAIVQGGRWNLKNAKFREDFTPLDETCPCYSCQNFSRAYISHLVRSQEILAYTLLSIHNITELIRFTQKIREAILSDRFVAEFGHWLNSSESAPDKGEIINDY; this is encoded by the coding sequence ATGAGTGCGAATTTTTCTTTTCAATGTCTTGCTTGCTGTAGTCAGACAAAAGCTAGAGCAGGAGTGTTTTTCACCCCTCACGGTCTTGTAGAAACCCCCAGATTTATGCCAGTGGGAACGCTGGCAAATGTCAAAACTATCACCCCATCTCAGCTACGAGATACTGGGGCACAAATGATATTATCTAATACTTATCATCTTCACCTACAACCAGGGGAAGCGATCGTGGCTGGAGGTGGTGGATTGCATAAATTTATGGGTTGGAACGGCCCAATGCTCACAGATTCGGGTGGGTTTCAGGTCTTTAGCTTAAGCGAGATGCGAAAAATTACTGAAGAAGGCGTAACTTTTCGTTCGCCCCATGATGGACAAATTATTAACTTAACACCAGAGCGTTCCATTGAGATTCAAAATACTTTGGGGGCAGATGTGATTATGGCCTTTGATGAGTGTCCGCCTTACCCAGCGACTCGCCAAGAGGTAGAAACTGCAACTGAGCGCACTTACCGCTGGTTAGAACGCTGCATAACAGCTCATCAACGCAGCGATCAGGCGTTGTTTGGGATTGTGCAAGGGGGCGTGTATTTGGATTTGCGTTGCCGTGCGGCGGAAGCTTTGGCTAAGTTGGATTTGCCCGGATATGCCATTGGTGGCGTGAGTGTGGGAGAACCGCCAGAATTGATGGCTGAGATTGTCAAAGTGACAGCACCGCTTCTACCCCCCGATAAGCCGCGTTACTTGATGGGTGTGGGTACTTATCGGGAAATGGCGATCGCGATCGCATCTGGTGTAGATTTATTTGATTGTGTCATTCCCACTCGCTGGGCAAGACATGGTACAGCGATAGTCCAAGGCGGACGCTGGAATTTAAAAAATGCTAAGTTTCGTGAAGATTTTACGCCATTAGATGAAACTTGTCCGTGCTACAGTTGTCAAAATTTTAGCCGTGCTTATATATCTCATTTGGTGCGATCGCAGGAAATTTTGGCTTATACCTTGTTGAGCATTCACAACATTACTGAACTAATTCGCTTTACGCAAAAAATTAGAGAAGCAATATTGAGCGATCGCTTTGTTGCAGAATTTGGTCACTGGCTCAATTCATCTGAATCAGCACCAGATAAGGGTGAAATTATAAATGACTATTAA
- a CDS encoding photosystem II reaction center protein K gives MEAALLLAKLPEAYQIFDPLVDVLPVIPVFFLLLAFVWQAAVGFR, from the coding sequence ATGGAAGCAGCACTTTTATTAGCAAAATTGCCAGAAGCTTACCAAATCTTCGATCCTTTGGTAGACGTTCTCCCAGTTATCCCGGTATTCTTCTTGTTACTTGCTTTCGTTTGGCAAGCGGCTGTGGGATTTAGATAA
- a CDS encoding 2Fe-2S iron-sulfur cluster-binding protein gives MGNIKFVKENKEIVAADGANLRLKAIQNSIDIYTLIGKMTNCGGNGQCGTCVVEIVEGLENLSPRTDVENRKFKKKPENYRLACQTLVNGSVSVVTKP, from the coding sequence GTGGGTAATATCAAATTCGTTAAAGAAAATAAAGAAATAGTGGCAGCAGATGGTGCTAATCTCCGGCTCAAGGCGATACAAAATAGTATTGACATATATACATTGATTGGCAAGATGACCAATTGTGGTGGTAATGGTCAGTGTGGTACTTGTGTTGTGGAGATAGTCGAAGGACTAGAAAATCTTTCCCCCCGCACAGACGTAGAAAACCGGAAATTCAAGAAAAAGCCAGAAAATTACCGCCTTGCCTGTCAAACTTTAGTGAATGGCTCAGTCAGCGTAGTCACGAAGCCTTAA
- the psbM gene encoding photosystem II reaction center protein PsbM produces MQVNDLGFIASILFVLVPAVFLLILYIQTASREGGKDN; encoded by the coding sequence ATGCAAGTTAATGACCTGGGGTTCATAGCGAGCATTTTGTTCGTACTAGTCCCCGCTGTGTTTTTACTAATTCTTTACATCCAAACTGCTAGCCGCGAAGGTGGAAAAGATAATTAA